Within Amedibacterium intestinale, the genomic segment CATAATCTGCACATCGTCCAACAATTACACATGGACCTTCCTGAGCAACCTGTTCAATAACCTGTGATTGTACCAGATATAAACGATCATTCAATGATAATTCGGTAATCGTAGATAATGGTCCACCCAAAGAATATCCTAAAGCACCAATCAGATGAAATCCCAAGCTTGTACGTGTGTCATCTTCCACAAACAATTCAGGATCCATTCCACTTTCTTTTGCGGCTATTTCAATTAATTCCTTATCATAAAATGGAATACCTAAATCTTTCGCAAGCTTTTCACCTACTTCTCTTCCTCCGCTTCCAAATTGTCTACTAATTGTAATAATGGTCTTTTTCATAAATGTCGACCTCCTTATTTCTATTCTTATTATACTCCTTATTATATATTTCATCAATGAGTGCGCTTACATATTATTTTCTTTTTTCAAGCTTCTCCATCTCTCAACACTTATTGTATAAACTTTCCATTCATGTCATAATACATATAACAGAAAGAGGGTATTTACAATGAAAAAAATTTATATCTCTGCAGATATTGAAGGAATATGGGGAAACAGCAACCCTGCTTATACGAT encodes:
- a CDS encoding cytidylate kinase-like family protein; the encoded protein is MKKTIITISRQFGSGGREVGEKLAKDLGIPFYDKELIEIAAKESGMDPELFVEDDTRTSLGFHLIGALGYSLGGPLSTITELSLNDRLYLVQSQVIEQVAQEGPCVIVGRCADYVLSDRDDVLNVYIHANMNDRIKRAVHSYEVDERNVEDSIHKIDKRRANYYEYYTDRKWGRAENYDLSINTSTFDVDGAVQIIKDVIKD